From a single Halobacteriovorax sp. DA5 genomic region:
- a CDS encoding ATP synthase F0 subunit B, translating into MKLLLALVFSNIVFAAGGEYHGGHLSDLLVPAINFTIVFGFMAWKIIPFMKNSFVEKADSIKDLVEYAAEKDAKAEKVLSASKAKLDNIEGEKEQIITNAKKDGEKFEETYVQEIKASMEKMEVDSAHKLESEKKMMLKQLNESLLDEVISKTKTKIHSDSSLSNKATSNLISRL; encoded by the coding sequence ATGAAATTATTATTAGCTCTAGTTTTTAGTAATATCGTATTTGCAGCTGGTGGTGAATACCACGGTGGTCACTTATCTGACCTACTTGTTCCTGCAATTAACTTCACAATTGTATTTGGTTTTATGGCATGGAAGATTATTCCATTCATGAAAAATTCATTTGTAGAAAAAGCAGATTCTATTAAGGATCTTGTTGAGTATGCAGCTGAAAAAGATGCAAAAGCAGAAAAAGTATTATCAGCTTCAAAAGCTAAGCTAGATAATATCGAAGGTGAGAAAGAACAAATCATCACTAATGCAAAAAAAGATGGTGAAAAGTTCGAAGAAACTTATGTTCAAGAAATCAAAGCATCAATGGAAAAAATGGAAGTAGATTCTGCACACAAGTTAGAATCTGAAAAGAAGATGATGCTTAAACAACTTAATGAATCGCTATTAGATGAGGTTATTTCTAAAACGAAAACTAAAATTCATTCTGATAGTTCATTATCAAATAAAGCAACAAGCAATTTAATTTCAAGACTATAG
- the atpH gene encoding ATP synthase F1 subunit delta, which translates to MKEKNVAKAYAKAIFSLGKESNINTAQELTALTEVINASNDLENVMFLDVFTVEEKASVISDVLTKLGLSQVVKSFINFLLQEKRIGILPLIFKEVIVMDDHERGFMRGTIEGNADSIDTESLNKIKSFIKSQLGSEPELTYTKNEKITAGVRVTVEDYQIDASVDKQLNTLKESIING; encoded by the coding sequence ATGAAAGAAAAGAATGTAGCCAAAGCGTATGCAAAAGCGATTTTCAGCCTAGGTAAAGAGTCTAATATTAATACAGCACAAGAGCTTACTGCTCTTACAGAAGTAATCAATGCAAGTAATGATCTAGAAAACGTAATGTTTTTAGATGTATTTACTGTTGAGGAAAAAGCTTCTGTTATAAGTGACGTATTAACAAAGTTAGGGCTTTCTCAAGTTGTAAAATCATTTATTAATTTCCTACTTCAAGAAAAGAGAATTGGAATTCTTCCACTCATCTTTAAAGAAGTAATCGTTATGGATGATCATGAAAGAGGTTTCATGAGAGGAACAATTGAAGGTAATGCAGATTCAATTGATACAGAGTCACTTAATAAGATTAAATCTTTTATTAAGTCACAACTTGGATCAGAGCCTGAGTTAACTTATACAAAAAACGAAAAAATTACAGCAGGTGTTCGTGTGACAGTTGAAGACTATCAAATCGATGCATCTGTAGATAAACAACTTAATACTTTAAAAGAATCAATTATAAATGGCTAA
- the atpA gene encoding F0F1 ATP synthase subunit alpha: MSMNPEEITSIIKDRIANFETKLQVDEVGTVLTVGDGVARVFGLKNVMAGELVEFATGTKGMVLNLETNNVGVAILGDDPKITEGSTVKRTQKIVEVPVGDALLGRVVDAIGNPIDGQGEIVSEHSRRVEIKAPGILGRKSVHEPLQTGIKAIDAMIPIGRGQRELIIGDRKTGKTAVAIDTIINQKGKDVVCIYVAIGQKNSTVRQVQQKLKEAGALDYTIIVSATASNSAPLQYLAPYTGCTMGEYYRDSGKHALIVYDDLTKQAQAYRQLSLLLRRPPGREAFPGDVFYCHSRLLERAAKLSDDLGAGSLTALPVIETQEGDVSAYIPTNVISITDGQIFLEGDLFNSGIRPAVNVGISVSRVGGSAQIKAMKKVAGTLRLDLAQYRELQAFAAFGSDLDEATQKQLSKGERLVELLKQAQYSPFDVIDQTVSVYAGTKGMFDSVPVDRVRDAEKDLLDHLNTSHSDLMSSLRSEKQISGENDGKLATAIKEFIASKNY; this comes from the coding sequence ATGTCAATGAATCCAGAAGAAATTACGAGCATTATCAAAGACAGAATTGCTAACTTCGAAACTAAACTTCAAGTAGACGAAGTAGGTACAGTTCTTACTGTTGGTGATGGTGTTGCTAGAGTTTTCGGTCTTAAAAACGTAATGGCCGGAGAGCTTGTAGAATTTGCTACAGGTACAAAAGGTATGGTTCTAAACCTAGAAACTAACAACGTTGGTGTTGCTATTCTTGGTGATGATCCAAAAATCACAGAAGGTTCAACAGTTAAAAGAACTCAAAAGATCGTTGAAGTACCAGTAGGTGACGCTCTTTTAGGTCGTGTTGTTGATGCTATTGGTAATCCAATCGACGGACAAGGTGAAATCGTTTCTGAACACTCAAGACGTGTTGAAATTAAAGCTCCAGGTATTCTAGGTAGAAAATCTGTACATGAGCCACTTCAAACAGGTATTAAAGCTATCGACGCTATGATCCCAATCGGACGTGGTCAACGTGAGCTTATCATTGGTGACAGAAAGACAGGTAAAACTGCTGTTGCAATCGATACAATCATCAACCAAAAAGGTAAAGATGTTGTATGTATCTACGTAGCTATTGGTCAAAAGAACTCAACAGTACGTCAAGTACAACAAAAACTAAAAGAAGCTGGTGCTCTTGATTATACAATCATCGTATCTGCTACTGCTTCTAACTCTGCACCTCTTCAGTACCTAGCACCATATACTGGTTGTACAATGGGTGAGTACTACAGAGATAGCGGTAAGCACGCACTAATCGTTTATGATGATTTAACAAAGCAAGCACAAGCATATCGTCAGCTTTCACTACTTCTTAGACGTCCACCAGGACGTGAAGCATTCCCAGGGGACGTTTTCTACTGTCACTCAAGACTACTTGAGCGTGCGGCGAAACTATCTGATGACCTAGGAGCTGGTTCACTAACTGCACTTCCAGTTATTGAAACTCAAGAAGGTGACGTTTCTGCATATATTCCAACAAACGTAATCTCGATTACAGATGGTCAGATCTTCCTAGAAGGTGACCTTTTCAACTCAGGTATCCGTCCAGCTGTTAACGTTGGTATTTCGGTATCACGTGTTGGTGGTTCTGCTCAGATTAAAGCAATGAAAAAAGTTGCTGGTACATTAAGACTTGATCTTGCTCAGTACCGTGAACTTCAAGCTTTCGCGGCTTTCGGTTCAGATCTAGACGAAGCTACTCAAAAACAACTTTCAAAAGGTGAGAGACTTGTTGAGCTACTTAAGCAAGCACAATATTCTCCATTTGATGTAATCGACCAAACTGTATCTGTATACGCTGGTACAAAAGGTATGTTCGATTCAGTACCTGTTGATAGAGTAAGAGATGCTGAAAAAGATCTTCTAGATCACCTAAATACTTCTCACTCAGATCTTATGAGTTCACTAAGATCAGAGAAACAAATCTCTGGTGAGAATGATGGTAAATTAGCAACTGCAATTAAAGAATTTATTGCAAGTAAGAACTACTAA
- the atpG gene encoding ATP synthase F1 subunit gamma encodes MANIKDLKKKIKSTKGTLKITEAMKLVSAAKLNKAQNAILNARPYANELEDSIKTISALVEGYNHSFLNNNESKKEVLLVISSNKGLCGGYNSGLAKAVKAYIANHEDTNNLEVHFIGTKVKELVVKLVNAGESYGFERTEPQFHEVQTIANKLSELFATGEVGKVSVAYNIFHSAIQIEPTVKQVLPMTLDSSERDELKEKYPFDFRYNPGAESILDGLIPEAYTSAMWTAVLDATAAEHGSRMSAMDSAVGNCKDAIRTLTIKMNKLRQAAITTELIEVVSGAESLNG; translated from the coding sequence ATGGCAAATATTAAGGATCTTAAAAAGAAAATCAAAAGTACTAAGGGTACTTTAAAGATTACGGAAGCTATGAAACTTGTTTCAGCTGCAAAGCTAAACAAGGCTCAGAATGCTATTCTGAATGCGCGTCCTTATGCAAATGAATTAGAAGATTCAATTAAAACAATTTCTGCTTTAGTAGAAGGTTACAATCACTCTTTCTTAAATAATAACGAATCTAAGAAAGAAGTACTTCTTGTAATCTCTTCGAATAAAGGTCTTTGTGGTGGTTATAACTCTGGTCTTGCAAAAGCTGTTAAGGCTTATATTGCAAACCATGAAGACACTAACAACCTTGAAGTGCACTTTATTGGTACTAAGGTAAAAGAACTTGTTGTGAAACTTGTTAACGCTGGTGAATCATACGGTTTTGAAAGAACTGAACCACAATTTCATGAAGTTCAAACGATTGCTAATAAGCTTTCAGAACTTTTTGCAACTGGTGAAGTAGGAAAGGTAAGTGTTGCTTACAACATTTTCCATTCTGCAATACAAATCGAGCCAACAGTTAAACAAGTACTTCCAATGACTCTTGATTCATCTGAAAGAGATGAGCTAAAGGAAAAGTATCCGTTTGATTTCAGATACAACCCTGGTGCGGAAAGTATTTTAGATGGCCTAATCCCAGAGGCGTACACGAGTGCAATGTGGACTGCAGTATTAGATGCTACAGCAGCAGAGCACGGATCACGTATGTCAGCAATGGATAGTGCCGTTGGAAACTGTAAAGATGCAATTAGAACACTAACTATTAAAATGAATAAATTGAGACAAGCGGCGATTACAACTGAACTTATTGAAGTTGTATCTGGTGCTGAGTCCCTCAATGGTTAA
- the atpD gene encoding F0F1 ATP synthase subunit beta, with the protein MSQAKGVIRQVMGPVVDVEFADGNLPEIYNALLVTNSTINDKENNLVLEVATHLGDNVVRTIAMDQTEGLSRGLVVSDTGAPIQAPVGRECLGRIINVVGEAIDEAGELGNKKSYSIHREAPSFENQSTKLEPFFTGIKVIDLLAPYLKGGKIGLFGGAGVGKTVLIMELINNIATQHGGFSVFAGVGERTREGNDLYEEMKESGVIDKTALVYGQMNEPPGARARVALTGLSLAEYFRDEEKQDVLFFVDNIFRFTQAGSEVSALLGRIPSAVGYQPTLGTEMGAMQERITSTKDGSITSIQAVYVPADDYTDPAPATTFAHLDATTELSRSIAEKGIYPAVDPLTSSSTILSPAILGDDHYDTARSVQQILQRYKELQDIIAILGMDELSEEDKILVGRARKIEKFLSQPFFVAEQFTGIPGQFVDINDTIKAFKAILAGECDEVPEQAFYLVGNLNMVYEKWEQLKKDA; encoded by the coding sequence ATGTCACAAGCAAAAGGTGTTATTCGTCAAGTTATGGGTCCTGTTGTAGACGTTGAATTTGCTGATGGAAATTTACCGGAAATCTATAACGCCCTTTTAGTTACAAACTCAACAATCAACGACAAAGAAAATAACCTTGTTCTTGAAGTTGCAACTCACCTAGGTGATAACGTTGTTAGAACGATCGCTATGGACCAAACTGAAGGTCTATCAAGAGGTTTAGTTGTATCTGACACTGGTGCTCCAATTCAAGCACCTGTAGGTCGTGAATGTCTTGGTCGTATCATCAACGTAGTTGGTGAAGCGATTGATGAAGCTGGTGAATTAGGTAATAAAAAATCTTACTCAATCCACAGAGAAGCTCCATCATTTGAAAATCAATCAACAAAACTTGAGCCATTCTTTACTGGTATTAAAGTTATTGACCTTCTTGCTCCATACTTAAAAGGTGGAAAGATTGGTCTATTCGGTGGTGCTGGTGTTGGTAAAACAGTTCTTATTATGGAACTTATCAACAACATTGCTACTCAACACGGTGGTTTCTCTGTATTCGCTGGTGTTGGTGAAAGAACTCGTGAAGGAAACGACCTTTACGAAGAAATGAAAGAGTCTGGGGTTATCGATAAAACTGCACTGGTATACGGTCAGATGAACGAGCCACCAGGTGCACGTGCTCGTGTTGCTCTTACAGGTCTTTCTCTAGCGGAATATTTCCGTGATGAAGAAAAACAAGACGTACTATTCTTCGTTGATAATATCTTCCGTTTTACTCAAGCTGGTTCAGAGGTATCTGCACTACTTGGACGTATTCCATCTGCCGTAGGTTACCAACCAACTCTTGGTACTGAGATGGGTGCTATGCAGGAGCGTATTACTTCAACTAAAGATGGTTCGATTACTTCTATCCAAGCTGTATACGTACCTGCCGATGACTATACTGACCCGGCTCCAGCAACTACATTCGCTCACTTAGATGCGACTACTGAACTTTCACGTTCAATTGCTGAAAAAGGTATCTACCCAGCGGTAGACCCACTAACATCATCTTCAACAATTCTATCTCCAGCTATCCTTGGTGACGATCACTATGATACTGCTCGTTCAGTTCAACAGATCCTTCAAAGATATAAAGAGCTTCAAGATATCATCGCGATTCTTGGTATGGACGAACTTTCTGAAGAAGATAAAATTCTAGTTGGTCGTGCAAGAAAGATTGAGAAATTCCTTTCTCAACCATTCTTCGTTGCTGAGCAGTTTACAGGTATCCCAGGTCAATTCGTTGATATCAACGATACGATCAAAGCATTCAAAGCTATCCTAGCTGGTGAGTGTGATGAAGTTCCTGAGCAAGCTTTCTACCTTGTTGGTAACCTAAACATGGTATATGAAAAGTGGGAACAACTTAAGAAGGATGCTTAA
- the atpC gene encoding ATP synthase F1 subunit epsilon, producing MSNFVVNILTPSSVVAKNVPADSVFVPTLKGEIEVLAGHTHIVEKLATGSVAVHGDDSERFFTVTNGIVKVLNDQITILSMTSEEDCQIDEERATNALIYAREKLKGTLTDEDLVKFRRKLDRAQLRLQLVKQISK from the coding sequence ATGAGTAACTTTGTTGTAAATATTCTAACGCCTAGCTCAGTTGTTGCGAAGAACGTACCAGCAGACTCTGTTTTCGTTCCTACTCTAAAGGGTGAAATCGAAGTTCTTGCAGGTCACACTCACATTGTTGAGAAGCTAGCTACTGGTAGCGTTGCTGTACATGGTGATGATTCGGAAAGATTTTTCACTGTTACTAACGGTATCGTAAAGGTTTTAAACGACCAAATTACTATCCTATCAATGACTTCTGAAGAAGATTGTCAAATTGATGAGGAAAGAGCTACAAATGCACTAATTTACGCTCGTGAGAAGCTGAAAGGTACTTTAACTGATGAAGATCTAGTTAAATTCCGTCGTAAGCTTGATAGAGCGCAACTTAGGTTACAACTAGTTAAGCAAATTTCGAAATAA
- a CDS encoding outer membrane beta-barrel protein has product MKKILVAMMIMIAGFQAQAGIYVEPYLAYNILGDTDGEDTTGTNIGGRLGYSLPMLVSFGLDYNMGSYTIDGATGDVDADTTNLGVFVAVDLPILLRGYASYYFSSDIEASGASFDGSGIAVGVGFTMLPFVSLNLEYRAMSYDGAGGFPDFDGKEILVGVSLPLDL; this is encoded by the coding sequence ATGAAAAAGATTTTAGTTGCAATGATGATTATGATTGCTGGTTTCCAAGCGCAAGCTGGAATTTATGTTGAGCCGTACCTAGCGTATAATATTCTAGGTGATACTGATGGTGAAGATACAACTGGTACCAATATTGGTGGCCGCCTAGGTTATTCACTTCCTATGCTGGTAAGTTTTGGACTTGATTACAATATGGGTTCATATACTATTGATGGTGCAACAGGTGATGTTGATGCTGATACTACTAATCTAGGTGTTTTCGTTGCTGTTGATCTTCCAATTCTTTTAAGAGGATATGCAAGTTATTACTTCTCTTCTGATATTGAAGCATCAGGAGCAAGCTTTGATGGTTCGGGAATTGCTGTTGGTGTTGGTTTTACAATGCTTCCATTTGTTTCACTTAACTTAGAGTACCGTGCTATGAGTTACGATGGTGCTGGTGGTTTCCCAGACTTTGATGGAAAAGAAATCTTAGTTGGTGTTTCACTACCACTTGATCTTTAA
- a CDS encoding patatin-like phospholipase family protein, with translation MNRVDIENFRNKKTALVLSGGVVKAAAWHLGVSWALHDLGFTFKHNHSDVNPDYEISTYVGSSAGALISLFLASGHSPLEVIEAFIQKNKTGLKPITYKDMLSLKRPSLKPHHPNLYDPLDGFPLVIKSLLKPIMTVSGLFSTTGLHDYIIENVIKSNNFDDYDADLFIIATQLDNSRKTIFSRYNYPNPSHDPTAHYYTDIPIAEAATASMSVPPFYTPYPIHNTVTDTTDFYIDGEIRETLSTHVAVDNSCEYIISSWTHTPYHYQDEIGSLANYGLPAICTQAIYLMIQKKIVDSRARRIAAQDIIDTVNQYMLNEKFSNEQRRHITSIIERKLNFNPDVKLIDIFPKHDDYNLFFADIFSLNPKKMTKMLEAGYKRTMEIFNNKEYES, from the coding sequence ATGAACAGAGTTGATATAGAAAACTTCAGGAATAAAAAGACTGCCTTAGTTCTCTCTGGCGGTGTCGTAAAGGCTGCCGCATGGCACCTTGGAGTAAGCTGGGCCCTTCACGATCTTGGTTTCACATTTAAGCACAATCATTCGGATGTAAATCCAGATTACGAAATATCAACATATGTTGGCTCAAGTGCAGGTGCTCTAATTAGTCTCTTCTTAGCCTCGGGTCACTCACCACTTGAAGTTATTGAAGCTTTTATTCAAAAAAACAAAACAGGTTTGAAACCAATTACATATAAGGACATGCTCTCTTTAAAGAGACCTAGTCTAAAGCCTCACCATCCGAATCTCTACGATCCACTGGATGGTTTTCCACTTGTTATCAAAAGTCTTTTGAAACCAATCATGACAGTCTCAGGACTATTTTCCACAACAGGACTGCACGACTACATAATTGAAAACGTAATAAAATCGAACAATTTCGATGACTATGATGCGGATCTTTTTATCATTGCAACACAATTAGATAATTCGCGAAAGACAATATTTTCTCGCTATAATTACCCTAATCCTAGCCATGATCCGACGGCACACTACTATACTGATATACCAATTGCTGAGGCTGCAACTGCTTCAATGAGTGTACCGCCATTCTATACGCCTTATCCAATTCATAACACTGTTACAGATACGACAGATTTCTATATTGATGGTGAAATTCGTGAAACACTTTCAACTCACGTTGCCGTTGATAATAGTTGTGAATATATCATTTCAAGCTGGACCCATACGCCTTATCACTATCAAGATGAAATTGGCTCCCTTGCTAACTATGGCCTTCCTGCCATTTGTACGCAGGCTATTTACTTAATGATTCAAAAGAAAATTGTTGATTCAAGAGCAAGACGTATAGCCGCACAGGATATTATTGATACTGTAAATCAGTATATGCTCAATGAAAAATTTAGTAATGAACAACGTCGTCATATAACATCAATTATTGAGCGAAAACTAAACTTTAATCCTGATGTAAAACTCATCGATATCTTTCCTAAGCATGATGACTACAACCTCTTCTTCGCTGATATCTTCAGCTTAAATCCAAAGAAGATGACTAAGATGCTTGAAGCTGGCTACAAGCGAACGATGGAAATATTTAATAATAAAGAATACGAATCTTAA
- the ligA gene encoding NAD-dependent DNA ligase LigA, whose product MKRIKELADQIKIHKALYYAGKPEISDSEYDKLEDELRELDPENSVLNLVGSTITSLDKVKHDKKMLSLGKTYKMEELISWAKEYEVLGIYKVDGVSCSLIYEDGHLVLAKTRGDGTYGENITQKVQWMKGVPGSISIKERIEIRGEMYCDEESFFHLSETMVAQGLERPSSQRNIVAGLVGRKENISLCSFINFKAFDLIGIDFDKESQKYETLKKEDFDILEYTLMHTKKDYESAIEDAKDFMANGEYLIDGLVFVYNEIKLHDELGETAHHPRYKMAFKFEGETVQTILKSITWQVSRNGILTPVGEVEPVSISGAVVSRVTLHNYGMVKQHNLKAGDKIEIIRSGEVIPKFLQTIEESENDFTIPECCPSCESKVIIEDIRLFCKNSACPAQVKEAILNFIQKIGIDDLSSKRLEEMIRKKLVMTIEDLYKLEMDQLLTLDKVKDKLATKLLTSIEGSKKADLITFISALGITGGAYNKCEKVVHGGFDSIEKLLNMNADELATLEGFAEKSATTFVNSLQEKRDLINNLQELGFTFEVIEEEVGTGLAGLKICITGSLSRKRSDIEKDIKAAGGTPVGSVSKNTDILLTNETEAKSSKYKKALDLGISIKTEDEVMGMIS is encoded by the coding sequence ATGAAGCGTATAAAAGAATTAGCAGATCAAATAAAGATCCATAAGGCATTATACTATGCTGGTAAACCAGAAATTTCTGATAGTGAATATGACAAATTAGAAGATGAGTTAAGAGAACTTGATCCCGAGAACTCTGTACTTAATTTAGTAGGCTCAACTATAACGTCACTTGATAAAGTGAAACATGATAAGAAAATGTTATCACTTGGTAAGACTTATAAGATGGAAGAACTGATTTCTTGGGCAAAGGAATACGAAGTTTTAGGAATCTATAAGGTTGATGGTGTTTCTTGTTCGCTTATCTATGAAGATGGTCATCTAGTTTTAGCAAAGACTAGAGGTGATGGAACTTATGGTGAGAATATCACTCAAAAAGTTCAATGGATGAAGGGTGTTCCTGGATCCATCTCTATTAAAGAAAGAATAGAAATTAGAGGTGAGATGTATTGTGATGAAGAATCATTTTTTCACCTTTCTGAAACGATGGTTGCTCAGGGATTAGAAAGGCCATCTTCTCAACGCAATATCGTAGCTGGGCTTGTTGGACGTAAAGAAAATATTAGTCTTTGTTCTTTTATAAATTTTAAAGCATTTGATTTAATCGGCATAGATTTCGATAAAGAAAGTCAAAAGTACGAGACTCTTAAAAAAGAAGATTTCGATATTCTAGAATATACACTGATGCATACAAAGAAAGATTACGAGTCTGCAATTGAAGACGCAAAAGATTTCATGGCCAATGGTGAATATCTTATTGATGGACTAGTCTTTGTATATAATGAAATTAAACTTCATGATGAACTTGGAGAAACTGCTCATCACCCTCGCTATAAAATGGCATTTAAATTTGAAGGGGAAACAGTACAAACAATTCTTAAGTCGATAACGTGGCAAGTTTCTAGAAATGGAATCTTAACACCTGTTGGTGAAGTTGAACCTGTTTCAATTAGTGGGGCGGTTGTATCCCGTGTGACATTACATAATTATGGAATGGTAAAACAACATAATTTAAAGGCCGGAGATAAAATTGAAATTATTAGGAGTGGAGAGGTAATTCCAAAGTTTTTACAAACTATCGAAGAATCTGAAAATGATTTCACTATTCCAGAATGTTGTCCTAGTTGTGAGTCAAAAGTAATTATCGAAGATATTCGCTTGTTTTGTAAGAATTCTGCATGTCCCGCTCAAGTAAAAGAAGCGATCTTAAATTTTATTCAAAAAATTGGAATCGATGATTTAAGCTCAAAGCGTCTTGAAGAGATGATTCGTAAGAAATTAGTTATGACAATCGAAGATCTCTATAAGTTAGAGATGGATCAACTTTTAACTTTGGATAAAGTAAAAGATAAGTTAGCAACTAAACTTCTAACAAGTATTGAAGGATCAAAGAAAGCTGATTTGATTACATTTATATCAGCTCTCGGTATTACTGGCGGAGCCTATAATAAGTGTGAAAAAGTTGTACATGGTGGGTTTGATTCAATTGAAAAACTTTTAAATATGAATGCAGATGAACTTGCAACTTTAGAAGGGTTTGCAGAAAAATCTGCAACAACTTTTGTAAACTCACTACAAGAGAAGAGAGATTTAATTAATAATTTGCAAGAATTAGGTTTCACATTTGAAGTAATTGAAGAAGAAGTTGGTACAGGATTGGCTGGTTTAAAAATTTGTATTACTGGTTCTCTATCACGTAAACGTAGCGATATCGAAAAAGATATTAAAGCAGCTGGTGGTACACCAGTTGGTTCAGTTAGTAAGAATACAGATATTCTTCTTACAAATGAAACAGAAGCTAAATCTTCTAAGTATAAGAAGGCATTAGATTTAGGTATTTCAATTAAAACTGAAGATGAAGTAATGGGAATGATTAGCTAA
- the radA gene encoding DNA repair protein RadA, which yields MAKKSKKVFECSNCGFQTAKWMGRCTDCGEWNSFVEETFTPVQESIKVKAVGETAPKKLKEIEVETYNRVSTGIGEFDRVVGGGLVPGSLILIGGEPGIGKSTLLTEMLSKLSGQQSDQSFLYVSGEESEGQVAGRAKRMGLKNDSFYIYNETNWQNILNQIKKIKPRFMVLDSIQTTTSSELQSPPGTVSQIREVTYELMNHVKATGITCFIVGHITKDGAIAGPKILEHMVDTVIYFEGDQFGHYRMLRAIKNRFGNTNEVGIFEMQEDGLNEVKNPSQFFLDDDLEDSFGKSLTCIKEGTRPLFVEVQALVAENKFGSGRRTTQGLDNNRVAMMVAIIEKYANIPMGMNDIYVNVVGSMKLTTRESDLSIIAALLSSYKSKPIPKDTVFLGEVGLTGEVRTVPHMEMRIKEMEQLNYKTLVASPKVAKDFAQKSKLKIIPVRKVTDIFKVLGD from the coding sequence ATGGCCAAGAAAAGTAAAAAAGTTTTTGAATGTTCGAATTGTGGATTTCAAACTGCAAAGTGGATGGGTCGTTGTACTGACTGTGGTGAGTGGAATAGTTTTGTCGAAGAAACATTTACTCCAGTACAAGAGAGTATAAAAGTAAAAGCCGTAGGTGAAACAGCACCAAAGAAACTCAAAGAAATTGAAGTTGAAACTTATAATCGAGTTAGTACTGGTATTGGTGAATTTGATAGAGTTGTCGGTGGAGGACTCGTTCCAGGATCACTTATTCTCATTGGTGGAGAGCCTGGTATTGGGAAATCGACTTTACTGACTGAAATGTTATCTAAGCTTTCAGGACAACAAAGTGATCAGAGCTTTCTTTATGTGAGTGGTGAAGAAAGTGAAGGACAGGTTGCTGGACGTGCTAAACGCATGGGCCTTAAAAATGATTCGTTTTATATTTATAATGAAACAAACTGGCAAAATATTTTAAATCAAATTAAAAAAATTAAACCACGTTTTATGGTTCTTGATTCAATCCAAACGACTACTTCTAGTGAGCTACAATCGCCTCCAGGTACTGTTTCTCAAATTCGAGAAGTTACCTATGAGTTAATGAATCATGTCAAAGCTACAGGGATAACTTGTTTTATTGTAGGTCATATTACTAAAGACGGTGCTATTGCAGGGCCAAAGATTCTTGAGCACATGGTGGATACAGTTATCTATTTTGAAGGTGATCAATTTGGTCATTATAGAATGCTTAGAGCAATCAAGAATCGTTTTGGAAATACAAATGAAGTAGGTATTTTTGAAATGCAAGAAGATGGGCTTAATGAAGTAAAAAACCCATCACAGTTTTTCTTGGATGATGATCTTGAGGATAGTTTTGGAAAAAGTTTAACTTGTATCAAAGAAGGAACAAGACCTTTATTTGTAGAAGTTCAAGCCTTAGTTGCAGAAAATAAATTTGGTAGTGGCCGTCGTACGACACAGGGACTAGATAATAATCGAGTAGCAATGATGGTTGCAATTATTGAAAAATATGCAAATATTCCAATGGGAATGAATGATATCTATGTGAATGTTGTCGGTAGCATGAAGCTTACAACACGTGAGTCAGACTTAAGTATTATCGCAGCATTACTAAGTTCTTATAAATCAAAACCAATTCCAAAAGATACTGTCTTTTTAGGGGAGGTTGGTCTTACTGGTGAAGTTAGGACTGTTCCTCATATGGAAATGCGAATTAAAGAAATGGAACAACTTAATTATAAAACGTTGGTTGCTTCACCGAAAGTAGCAAAAGACTTTGCTCAAAAATCAAAATTGAAAATTATTCCCGTAAGAAAAGTTACAGATATATTTAAAGTACTAGGGGACTAG